One region of Aminivibrio pyruvatiphilus genomic DNA includes:
- a CDS encoding DnaJ C-terminal domain-containing protein, with protein sequence MWKRVRDMAVSYKDYYEILGVSRAASQEEIRKAFRKLAKEYHPDVNRDAGSGEKYREINEAYEVLKDPEKRKKYDTLGPDWSQGQDFTPPPGWGGGVHMDFGGDAGGFSDFFRTIFGGFSGGGRSASMEDMFFSGGSGRGRDQEMVLQLSLEDLLEGGTKTVSFERAEPGPDGRLRKARKTVNVNLPAGVTDGSRIRLKGQGSGGGDLFLVLRIAPHPRFSVEGHDISTTLKVSPWEAALGASLPVDTPSGTVTMKLPGGTQAGKKLRLKGKGLARRKGALPGDLLVRVEIVIPEKLTDRERELLEALSRESSFNPRG encoded by the coding sequence TTGTGGAAGCGGGTGAGGGACATGGCCGTCTCGTACAAGGACTACTACGAAATACTCGGCGTCAGCAGGGCGGCTTCCCAGGAGGAAATTCGGAAGGCCTTCAGGAAGCTGGCGAAGGAATACCACCCAGATGTCAACAGGGATGCCGGCTCCGGGGAAAAATACAGGGAGATCAACGAAGCCTACGAGGTCCTGAAGGATCCTGAAAAGCGGAAGAAATACGATACCCTGGGCCCGGACTGGAGCCAGGGGCAGGATTTCACCCCTCCCCCGGGATGGGGCGGCGGCGTGCACATGGATTTCGGCGGGGATGCCGGCGGCTTCAGCGACTTTTTCCGGACCATCTTCGGCGGTTTTTCAGGGGGTGGCCGTTCCGCCTCCATGGAGGACATGTTCTTCAGCGGCGGATCAGGCCGGGGGCGGGACCAGGAGATGGTCCTCCAACTTTCACTGGAGGATCTGCTGGAGGGCGGCACGAAGACGGTCTCCTTCGAAAGGGCCGAGCCCGGACCTGACGGAAGGCTTCGGAAAGCCAGGAAAACGGTGAACGTGAACCTTCCCGCCGGGGTGACGGACGGATCGAGAATCCGCCTGAAAGGGCAGGGCAGCGGCGGCGGGGATCTTTTCCTCGTCCTCCGGATAGCACCCCATCCCCGGTTCAGCGTGGAGGGGCACGACATCTCCACCACTCTGAAAGTGTCGCCATGGGAAGCGGCCCTCGGCGCGAGTCTTCCCGTGGATACTCCCTCCGGTACCGTCACCATGAAGCTCCCCGGCGGAACCCAGGCAGGGAAGAAGCTCCGCCTCAAGGGAAAGGGGCTTGCCCGGAGGAAGGGGGCTCTTCCCGGCGACCTTCTCGTCAGGGTGGAGATCGTGATCCCGGAGAAGCTGACGGACAGGGAGCGGGAGCTTCTGGAAGCCCTGTCGAGAGAATCCTCCTTCAATCCGCGGGGGTAA
- a CDS encoding Ig-like domain-containing alpha-2-macroglobulin family protein has translation MKRLILMFLALLLLAGGTGLAEAAPADEFSVLSFSPSGTVKGRPPVKIVFSQAAAPKNLVGKALPADRHPVAFSPSIRGEGKWTDAKTFVFTPLANLPSATLFRATLRDDLRDTAGRRLVGRQSWEFSTESLKLLRVQQVDFTENGNAVLELAFNLPVSPFRLRGYLVLANDKNQAVEYFFSGNAPSSRIQVFTPPFSEQKLRVILAAGMTSDAGPLGIEKEVRQEVTVTRKMEIRGAYASSNYPEQSGITITTSIGADMASAARFVELSPKTPFTVEPGYNGFTILGDFKPRQRFEVTLKKGLPSRDGSKLEADYTKAVIFPDMYPVLLFPAAGTFLSPAGDLRVPIETVNIEEVSLNLWRVYENNIPLAMTMQGYSVPRDLTRRIVTKNARPEGALNTPVRRAIDLKELAGESKGVFLLTASDVSGEYWGEAEQLVAVTDLGITARVAPAGITVWVNTILGMKPVESASVKVYSKSNQLIASGSTDGTGIWSWSGKEPWDPQLVPAIVTVEKGDDLSFLKLDTNLLADGGFDTGGRSWSTGYDAMVFAPRGVFRPGERVDFSTIVRDARRMPPDPFPVLYVVRSSLGREVARGTAMLSPEGMASFHAALAPASPTGNYSAEVFLPGDEKSPLGRTSFFVEDFVAPRLEVKAASETKYLLPGESADVEIASSYLFGAPAAGLPFEAEVRASSAAFRPEGWKAFTFGDMEKKFEPFAEFIGDGTLDETGKGKVSFEAPDGWSPPASVNLLFLLKVMEESGRWVSTSLSMPFHPYPVYLGIEKPSGDAVPGRETSVRVAAVTPEGEPADLDMVVGTLFLVHRHYNLVKVDNQTRMQVQTELVPQSEGTVSLKEGVGTFSFTPKSWGEYVVHFSDETSGSTASAQMYAWAPYGAGESAGSTLLDRVVIRVDREKYAPGETASLSFRSPFAGNLLVTVDTDRELFRKVIPLDKGEITLDIPLSDEMIPNAYITAWVIRPVKEGEAWGSHRALGTLSVPVERTEKKLSVSLGAPDRVLPGEAVKVAGTLKDGAGIPRKGEVSLFFVDEGILSLTGFATPDPWKYFMAKRALGLSVHDMYDLLLPLESRETPLLKPGGGAGEDAMAALRAGLSPLSARSFLLLSVFAGNIATDERGSFEAELDLPEFSGKGRLMAVAASGDAFGMAETHIVMAREVTTELSLPRAVSPGDSFFAPLKVFSGASGERRATVKITAEGPLSVNGKREFIADLKKDGDEALFTARFTAGPEAGMAFLSVVTEWEGGTFTQDLDLPVRPAFPRIALSGSGLVRGGESGEIAIPRAWFSGTEEGRLVLSDLPALDLLGPSVFLMTYPYGCLEQTVSGAWPLLVLPELAADIDPALVNRDELDAALALRIRQIGAMQLYHGAFASWPGSSTAYPWGSVYAAHFLVEAQKSGIPVPEDLVGGALSYVRALLPLMPDDESEWRMRENMTLKAYASYVLALAGEPPLGWMAHIGEHKNLLRGSGTVFLAGAYALSSKTSEPLKELGTGAPSLREGDITTLESVSRTDALKLLMWTEVDPLSAPAAELAGKLIGEARKKAWGTTQDNAMSVLALGRWIERTKEARKPFTAVLMDQSGTQVASFSDGKRMSLDLKDLPEGPLSLELTGDGTAYYAWTAAGVPEKAPAPGSRGVTVSRAWANRQGDPVSQGTPVERGDRIEVTLTITPAAPLRDLVVTDMLPGGMEIENLRLSGGADLPPSPNRTYGVRAEMRDDRMLLFIDYLDKPLQYRYLVRAVSRGTFTLPPLAAEGMYAPDTGAVTAAGTVEIR, from the coding sequence ATGAAAAGGCTGATCCTGATGTTTCTGGCGCTGTTACTTCTCGCGGGGGGGACCGGACTCGCCGAAGCAGCCCCGGCGGACGAGTTCTCCGTCCTTTCTTTCTCCCCTTCGGGAACGGTCAAGGGAAGACCCCCCGTCAAGATCGTATTTTCCCAGGCGGCGGCCCCGAAGAACCTGGTCGGTAAGGCCCTACCGGCGGACCGGCATCCCGTGGCCTTTTCCCCTTCCATTCGGGGAGAAGGGAAATGGACAGATGCCAAAACCTTCGTCTTCACCCCCCTGGCAAACCTTCCCTCCGCAACCCTTTTCCGGGCCACCCTCAGGGATGACCTCAGGGACACGGCGGGGCGCAGGCTCGTGGGCAGGCAGAGCTGGGAATTCTCCACCGAATCCCTCAAGCTTCTTCGGGTCCAGCAGGTGGACTTCACCGAAAACGGCAACGCCGTTCTCGAGCTGGCGTTCAACCTTCCCGTATCCCCCTTCAGGCTCCGGGGTTACCTCGTCCTTGCCAACGACAAAAACCAGGCTGTGGAGTACTTTTTCTCCGGCAACGCCCCGTCCTCCCGCATCCAGGTTTTCACCCCCCCCTTCAGCGAGCAGAAACTCCGGGTGATCCTGGCCGCCGGAATGACCAGCGACGCCGGCCCCCTTGGAATAGAAAAGGAAGTCCGGCAGGAAGTCACGGTCACCCGGAAGATGGAAATACGGGGAGCCTACGCTTCCAGCAACTACCCCGAACAGAGCGGCATCACCATCACCACATCCATCGGGGCAGACATGGCCTCGGCTGCCAGATTCGTGGAGCTCTCCCCGAAGACCCCCTTCACCGTGGAACCGGGATACAACGGCTTTACCATCCTGGGAGACTTCAAACCCAGGCAGCGCTTCGAAGTGACCCTGAAGAAGGGGCTTCCTTCCAGGGACGGCTCGAAACTCGAAGCCGACTACACGAAGGCGGTTATCTTCCCCGATATGTACCCCGTGCTTCTCTTCCCCGCCGCCGGCACCTTCCTCTCCCCCGCCGGCGACCTGAGAGTCCCCATAGAAACTGTCAATATCGAGGAAGTCAGCCTGAACCTCTGGAGGGTCTACGAGAACAACATCCCCCTGGCCATGACCATGCAGGGATATTCCGTTCCCCGGGACCTCACGAGGAGAATCGTAACGAAGAACGCCCGGCCCGAGGGAGCGCTGAACACACCCGTCCGCAGGGCCATCGACCTGAAGGAGCTCGCCGGTGAGTCCAAGGGCGTCTTCCTGCTCACCGCCTCCGACGTCTCCGGCGAATACTGGGGCGAGGCCGAACAGCTCGTGGCCGTGACCGACCTTGGCATCACGGCGAGGGTCGCCCCGGCAGGGATCACCGTCTGGGTGAACACCATCCTCGGGATGAAGCCCGTGGAGAGCGCTTCCGTCAAGGTGTATTCAAAGAGCAACCAGCTGATCGCCTCGGGATCCACCGACGGCACCGGCATCTGGTCCTGGAGCGGGAAAGAGCCCTGGGATCCCCAGCTCGTCCCCGCCATCGTCACCGTGGAAAAGGGGGACGACCTCTCCTTCCTGAAGCTTGATACCAATCTCCTCGCCGACGGGGGGTTCGACACGGGCGGCCGGTCATGGAGCACCGGGTACGACGCCATGGTGTTCGCCCCGAGAGGAGTCTTCCGGCCCGGTGAACGGGTGGATTTCTCAACCATCGTCCGGGATGCCCGCAGGATGCCTCCAGATCCCTTCCCCGTTCTCTACGTGGTCCGCTCGTCCCTTGGGCGGGAAGTCGCCCGGGGAACCGCCATGTTGTCTCCCGAGGGAATGGCCTCCTTCCATGCGGCCCTGGCCCCGGCCTCGCCCACGGGGAACTACAGCGCGGAAGTGTTCCTTCCCGGCGACGAGAAAAGCCCCCTCGGCCGCACATCCTTCTTCGTGGAGGATTTCGTCGCCCCTCGCCTGGAGGTGAAAGCAGCGTCCGAAACCAAATACCTTCTCCCGGGAGAGAGTGCCGACGTGGAAATCGCCTCCTCCTATCTCTTCGGCGCACCGGCGGCGGGACTTCCTTTCGAAGCCGAAGTCCGCGCTTCGTCCGCAGCCTTCCGGCCCGAAGGATGGAAGGCCTTCACCTTCGGCGACATGGAAAAGAAGTTCGAACCCTTCGCGGAGTTCATCGGTGACGGTACTCTGGACGAAACGGGAAAAGGGAAGGTTTCCTTCGAGGCTCCGGATGGCTGGTCGCCACCGGCCTCGGTGAACCTTCTCTTCCTCCTGAAGGTCATGGAGGAAAGCGGCCGGTGGGTTTCCACATCCCTTTCCATGCCCTTCCATCCCTACCCTGTCTACCTCGGCATCGAGAAGCCCTCCGGCGACGCGGTTCCCGGCAGGGAAACCTCCGTCAGGGTGGCGGCGGTGACACCGGAGGGAGAACCCGCCGACCTCGACATGGTGGTGGGAACCCTCTTCCTCGTCCATCGCCATTACAACCTTGTGAAGGTGGACAACCAGACCCGGATGCAGGTCCAGACGGAACTAGTTCCCCAGTCGGAAGGAACGGTCTCTCTGAAGGAGGGCGTAGGCACCTTCTCCTTCACCCCGAAAAGCTGGGGAGAATACGTGGTCCATTTCTCCGACGAGACATCGGGAAGCACCGCTTCCGCCCAGATGTACGCCTGGGCCCCCTACGGGGCAGGCGAGTCGGCGGGCTCCACCCTTCTGGACAGGGTCGTCATCAGGGTCGACAGGGAAAAATACGCCCCCGGCGAAACGGCCTCCCTATCCTTCCGGAGCCCCTTCGCAGGCAATCTCCTCGTGACGGTGGACACCGACAGGGAGCTTTTCCGGAAGGTCATCCCCCTCGACAAGGGAGAGATCACCCTTGATATCCCCCTGTCCGACGAGATGATCCCCAATGCCTATATCACCGCATGGGTCATCCGCCCGGTGAAGGAGGGCGAGGCCTGGGGCAGCCACAGGGCCCTGGGAACCCTGTCCGTTCCGGTGGAACGGACGGAGAAAAAGCTCTCCGTATCCCTCGGGGCTCCTGACCGCGTCCTTCCGGGCGAAGCGGTAAAGGTCGCCGGAACACTGAAGGACGGGGCGGGCATCCCGAGGAAGGGTGAAGTCTCCCTGTTCTTCGTGGACGAGGGCATCCTTTCCCTCACCGGCTTCGCCACCCCCGATCCCTGGAAATACTTCATGGCCAAGCGGGCTCTCGGCCTTTCGGTCCATGATATGTACGACCTGCTCCTTCCCCTGGAATCCAGGGAAACGCCTCTCCTCAAACCCGGCGGAGGCGCGGGGGAAGATGCCATGGCCGCCCTCAGGGCGGGCCTGTCGCCCCTTTCTGCCCGGTCGTTCCTGCTCCTGTCCGTCTTCGCCGGGAACATCGCCACCGACGAGCGAGGCTCTTTCGAAGCGGAGCTTGATCTGCCCGAGTTCAGCGGCAAGGGCCGTCTCATGGCCGTGGCCGCCTCCGGTGACGCTTTCGGCATGGCGGAGACCCACATCGTCATGGCGAGAGAAGTTACCACCGAGTTGTCCCTGCCGAGGGCAGTCTCCCCCGGCGACAGCTTCTTCGCGCCCCTGAAGGTCTTTTCCGGGGCTTCCGGGGAACGGAGGGCCACGGTGAAGATCACCGCGGAAGGACCGCTCTCCGTCAACGGCAAACGGGAGTTCATCGCCGACCTGAAAAAGGACGGGGACGAAGCCCTCTTCACCGCCCGGTTCACCGCCGGACCCGAGGCGGGAATGGCATTCCTGTCTGTGGTCACCGAGTGGGAGGGAGGCACCTTCACCCAGGACCTCGATCTCCCCGTACGCCCGGCCTTCCCGAGGATCGCCCTTTCCGGGTCTGGACTCGTGCGGGGCGGAGAGAGCGGAGAGATCGCCATCCCCAGGGCATGGTTCAGCGGAACGGAGGAAGGGCGCCTGGTTCTTTCCGACCTCCCGGCGCTGGATCTCCTGGGCCCCTCCGTCTTCCTCATGACCTATCCCTACGGGTGCCTTGAACAGACCGTTTCCGGCGCATGGCCCCTTCTCGTCCTTCCGGAACTGGCCGCCGACATCGATCCTGCCCTGGTGAACAGGGATGAACTTGACGCCGCCCTGGCCCTCAGAATCCGGCAGATCGGCGCCATGCAGCTCTACCACGGAGCCTTCGCGTCCTGGCCGGGGAGCTCGACAGCCTACCCGTGGGGATCCGTCTACGCCGCCCATTTCCTCGTGGAGGCGCAGAAGAGCGGAATTCCTGTGCCTGAAGACCTTGTCGGCGGTGCCCTCTCCTACGTCAGGGCCCTCCTGCCCCTGATGCCGGACGATGAAAGCGAATGGAGAATGAGGGAAAACATGACGCTGAAGGCCTACGCTTCCTATGTCCTTGCCCTTGCGGGAGAACCTCCCCTTGGGTGGATGGCCCACATCGGCGAACACAAAAACCTTCTCAGGGGATCGGGGACGGTGTTCCTCGCCGGCGCCTACGCCCTCTCGTCGAAGACATCCGAACCTCTGAAGGAGCTCGGGACAGGGGCGCCCTCCCTCCGGGAAGGGGACATCACCACCCTGGAATCGGTCTCCAGAACTGACGCCCTGAAACTCCTCATGTGGACGGAGGTGGACCCCCTGTCCGCCCCTGCGGCCGAACTTGCCGGGAAGCTCATCGGCGAGGCGAGAAAGAAGGCATGGGGCACCACCCAGGACAACGCCATGAGCGTCCTCGCCCTGGGACGGTGGATCGAGCGGACGAAGGAAGCCAGGAAACCCTTCACGGCGGTCCTCATGGATCAGTCGGGAACCCAGGTCGCCTCCTTCTCCGACGGAAAGAGGATGTCCCTGGATCTGAAGGACCTCCCCGAAGGACCGCTCTCCCTCGAACTGACGGGAGACGGAACCGCCTACTACGCCTGGACTGCCGCCGGCGTGCCCGAAAAGGCTCCGGCACCGGGCTCGCGGGGAGTCACGGTGAGCCGGGCATGGGCGAACAGGCAGGGGGATCCCGTCTCTCAGGGGACTCCTGTGGAACGGGGCGACCGCATCGAGGTCACCCTCACCATCACTCCGGCGGCACCCCTGAGGGACCTCGTGGTCACCGATATGCTGCCGGGAGGAATGGAGATCGAGAACCTGCGCCTTTCCGGAGGAGCGGACCTGCCGCCGTCACCCAACAGGACCTACGGTGTCAGGGCGGAGATGCGGGACGACCGGATGCTCCTCTTCATCGACTATCTTGACAAGCCCCTCCAGTACAGGTACCTCGTCAGGGCCGTCAGCAGGGGAACCTTTACCCTGCCTCCCCTTGCCGCGGAGGGCATGTACGCTCCCGACACCGGCGCGGTGACCGCCGCCGGAACGGTGGAAATCCGCTGA
- the pbpC gene encoding penicillin-binding protein 1C, producing the protein MRGSFRRLLQAAAVSAVLAGGAFLFLASLPYSEDTITRWPTSPVLLDRKGGVFAVFLSGDSEWSIPVPLGAMGKWLPLVAVEVEDRRFRDHGGIDWAALLRATVQNARAGRVVSGASTITSQLVRLSEPRQRTVKTKILEFTAAVKTERHFSKDRILELYLNRAPFGGNIRGVEAAARIYFSKSAAEVSLAEAALLVGMLRGPSVYRPDRNPEAAVARRNSILASLADRGVITPEQLRQALAEKLPPSRGSLPARAWHFALAALGDRKEGGTIRTTLESSVQALLERTLASALSSMPPEVTAAGIVLDNDTGDILAYSGNGRLGSGLPGSWVDCARSHRSPGSALKPFVYLAAFDRGILTPSSLLADTPLAFSGQAPRNFDLTYRGPVTARTALADSLNVPAVRVLRAAGPELVLDLLRNAGFRSLVYPTGHYGDSLILGGCEVTLLQMAEGYGVLATLGIRRQPRFLGGEGLPERRILPEAAPFLVADILKDTGRLLPVHGRRIEHRRDWFAFKTGTSYGYRDAWTAAYNPRHTVVVWMGDPSGAPHPELVGLSAAAPAIVEVLRALPASDWYEPPAGVESRTVCTLSGAPPSPACPSTRTEYAIAGISSTTPCTMHAIRNGTPAVRWPAELEEFALRRSLEFETGRAVSIVSPLPGSRYFLTPLGGEQKTALKAEGAVPPVYWFVGGTFAGRQEGNTPLFWSLRKGRHTVSLVDSRGRTASSWVIVEAIERGPEQRPGPSSLLLTPAD; encoded by the coding sequence ATGAGAGGCTCCTTCCGCCGCCTCCTGCAGGCCGCCGCAGTTTCGGCCGTTCTGGCGGGAGGAGCCTTTCTCTTCCTCGCATCCCTTCCCTACTCGGAGGACACGATCACCCGGTGGCCGACCTCGCCCGTTCTGCTCGACAGAAAGGGCGGGGTCTTCGCCGTTTTTCTCTCCGGGGATTCGGAATGGTCCATCCCCGTGCCCCTGGGGGCCATGGGGAAATGGCTGCCCCTCGTGGCCGTGGAGGTGGAGGACCGCCGCTTCCGCGACCACGGCGGGATTGACTGGGCCGCCCTGCTTCGGGCGACAGTCCAGAACGCCCGGGCGGGGCGGGTGGTCTCGGGGGCTTCCACCATCACCAGCCAGCTCGTACGCCTTTCCGAACCCCGGCAGAGGACCGTGAAAACGAAAATACTCGAGTTCACCGCCGCGGTGAAGACAGAACGGCATTTTTCCAAGGACCGCATTCTCGAACTCTACCTGAACCGGGCCCCTTTCGGGGGCAACATCCGGGGGGTGGAGGCGGCGGCCAGGATCTATTTTTCCAAGTCCGCCGCCGAAGTCTCCCTCGCCGAGGCAGCCCTGCTCGTGGGCATGCTCAGGGGTCCTTCGGTCTACAGGCCGGACCGCAACCCGGAAGCGGCCGTTGCCCGCCGGAACTCCATCCTGGCCTCCCTTGCCGACAGGGGGGTGATCACGCCGGAGCAGCTCCGTCAGGCCCTGGCAGAGAAGCTGCCCCCGTCGAGAGGGAGCCTCCCGGCGAGGGCATGGCATTTCGCCCTCGCCGCCCTCGGCGACAGAAAAGAGGGCGGAACGATACGGACTACACTGGAATCTTCAGTGCAGGCCCTTCTGGAGAGAACCCTCGCCTCCGCCCTTTCTTCCATGCCGCCGGAAGTGACTGCAGCCGGCATCGTTCTGGACAATGACACAGGGGACATCCTCGCCTACTCGGGGAATGGAAGGCTTGGAAGCGGGCTGCCCGGAAGCTGGGTCGACTGCGCAAGGAGCCACAGGTCTCCGGGATCGGCCCTGAAGCCCTTCGTCTATCTCGCCGCCTTCGACCGGGGTATTCTCACCCCGTCAAGCCTCCTGGCCGACACCCCCCTCGCCTTCTCCGGCCAGGCCCCGAGAAATTTCGACCTGACCTACCGGGGTCCCGTCACGGCACGGACCGCCCTGGCCGATTCCCTCAACGTACCCGCCGTGAGGGTGCTCCGGGCAGCAGGTCCGGAGCTGGTACTCGACCTTCTGCGGAACGCCGGTTTCCGCTCCCTGGTCTATCCCACCGGTCATTACGGAGACTCCCTCATCCTCGGCGGGTGCGAAGTCACTCTCCTCCAGATGGCGGAGGGCTATGGTGTCCTCGCCACCCTCGGCATACGCCGGCAGCCCCGCTTTCTGGGCGGAGAAGGTCTCCCCGAGAGAAGAATCCTTCCGGAGGCCGCTCCCTTTCTCGTGGCGGACATCCTGAAGGACACGGGGCGGCTGCTCCCCGTCCACGGCAGGCGGATCGAGCACCGGCGGGACTGGTTCGCCTTCAAGACGGGCACGTCCTACGGGTACAGGGACGCCTGGACGGCGGCCTACAATCCCCGGCATACGGTGGTGGTCTGGATGGGCGACCCGTCGGGGGCCCCCCACCCTGAACTCGTGGGACTCTCCGCGGCGGCGCCCGCCATCGTGGAGGTTCTCAGGGCCCTTCCCGCGTCGGACTGGTACGAACCGCCCGCCGGAGTGGAATCCCGCACCGTCTGCACCCTCTCCGGGGCACCTCCGTCGCCCGCCTGCCCCTCCACCCGGACGGAATACGCCATTGCGGGCATTTCGTCCACCACACCCTGCACCATGCACGCGATCCGGAACGGTACACCGGCGGTACGCTGGCCCGCGGAACTTGAGGAGTTCGCCCTCCGCCGCTCCCTGGAATTCGAAACGGGAAGGGCCGTATCCATCGTCTCCCCCCTGCCGGGGTCCCGGTATTTCCTCACTCCTCTCGGAGGTGAGCAGAAAACGGCCCTGAAAGCGGAGGGAGCGGTCCCGCCGGTCTACTGGTTCGTGGGAGGCACCTTCGCAGGAAGGCAGGAGGGAAACACCCCCCTGTTCTGGAGTCTCAGAAAGGGCCGCCACACGGTATCCCTGGTGGATTCCCGGGGCAGGACGGCGTCATCATGGGTGATCGTCGAGGCCATAGAAAGAGGACCGGAGCAGCGCCCCGGCCCTTCGTCCCTTCTTCTTACCCCCGCGGATTGA